Part of the Aggregatilinea lenta genome, GAACGCCGCGCGGCGGCCCCGGAACGTGTCGATCGCCCAGCGCAGCGTGCCGCGCACGGCCTGATCCTCTTCCCATAGGAAGGTGAAGCCCGTGCCCCGGTCGGCAGGCCCGCCGTCGTAGTTCTCGACCGTGTCCGCCAGCCCGCCCGTCTCGCGCACGACGGGCAGCGCGCCGTAGCGCATCGCCATGAGCTGCGTCAGGCCGCACGGCTCGTAGCGGCTGGGCACCAGTACGAGGTCCGCCCCGGCGTAGATCCGCATCGACAGCGCGGGATTGTAGCCGATCATCACGCGTGCCTTCCAGTTGAAGTCCCACTCCAGCGTGCGCAGGTGCGTTTCCAGGTCAGGATCGCCCGCCCCCAGCGCGACCAACTGCGCGCCGGTTTCGGCCAGGATCAGGCGCAGGCCGGGGATGGCGAAGTCGAAGCCCTTCTGATCGACCAGACGGCTGACGATGCCGATCACGGGCAGGTTGTCGTCCTGCTCCAGGCCGAGCGCGTTTTGCAGCGCGCGCTTGTTCTGCACACGCCCGGCGCGGAAGTTCGTCGCGTCGTAGCAGTGATTGATGACCGGGTCGGCGGCGGGATCAAAGTGCTGCATGTCGAGGCCGTTCAGAATGCCGCTGAAGTCGGCGTCGCGGGCGCGGATCAGCCCCTCCAGCCCTTCGCCAAAGCGCCGGTCATGCAGCTCGACAGCGTGTCGCGGGCTGACGGTATTCAGCTTGTCGGCGTAGGCGATGCCGATGCCCAGCAGGTTATCGGTTTTGTCCAGGTAGACGAGATTCGGTTCGTGGCGTCCGGGCACGCCCGCCGCCCACAGATAACCGCCCGCTTCCCAGCCCTGGTAGCCCATGTTGTGAATCGTCAGCACGCTGGCGACGTCCTGCCATTCCGGTGCATGTCGCGCCTCGTGCAGCAAAAACGGGACCAGCCCCGTGTGCCAGTCGTGCGCGTGCAGCACGTCCGGGAACCAGCCCTCGCCGCCGTCGCGCCCCAGGCCCAGTTCCCATGCCAGCGCCATCGCCGCCTGCGAGAAAAACACGAAGCGCTCGCGATCCCAGTTCAGGTCGGTGTAGATGTATTCGCCGCCGCTGAAGAACGGCCAGCTTTCGAGGAAATAGACCGGCACGCCGTCCTGTTCCAGCGTGTGGACGTGCACATCCGCCGTGCCGCTGCGCCGCGAGAACTGGTACGTGAACAGGTGGCGTAGATCGTCGCCGTAGCGCGCCTGGACCGGGCCGTAGAGCGGGATCACCACCCGCGCGTCGATGCCTTTCGCCCGCAGCGCGCGCGGCAGGCTGCTCGCCACGTCGCCCAGCCCGCCCGTCTTGGCAAACGGGGCCATCTCCGCCGAGACAAACAGCACGTTCATAGTCGGGTCACTTTCCGCTTGGTGAAAATAAAAAGCAGGGGCAGCGTGAGCTTACCCCTGCTAGTTGCCGCGCTGCTACCGCGTCGTCCACCAGCGGTAGTCAATATCGGGGAAGAGTCGGTCGCGCTCCCACAGCCGCGCCGCGAGCGCGCCGTCGGGATTGCCGTACTCCACGCTGTCCGCCAGATCGTTGAAGCGCTCGACGTGCTGGCTGAAGCGCTGCACCGCGTACTGCCGCGCCTGCCCGGTTGTGACCAGGAACGGCCAGTCGGAGCTTTCGAGCAGCAGCAGCTCGCGCGCCATCTGGTTCATTACGCCGCGCAGGTGCTCGTCGCTGTCGTAACGATCCGCATACTGGTTCGCCAGCCGCTCCATGCGCTGCTCCGCCTCGCGGATCGGCGTCCACATCCAGTGCGTGTCGTTATTGTCCCAGGTAAAGTGCGTGCCCCCCGCGCCCCAACTGCCCTCCGGCAAATGGATGATCTGCTCCGGCGGGTGCTGCTCGACGTAATCGCTGGCCGTGGTCAGGTCCACGATCTCGCTCTTCGCGAGCAGACGCAGCACCTGTTTGAGCCACTCGACGCCCTCGAACCACCAGTGCCCGAACAGCTCCGTGTCGTAGTTTGACGCGATGATGCCGTAGCCCAGGCCGCCGTCCCACTGGCCCTGCACGATGCGCTCCACCAGCCCGGCGAAGTCTTGCGCGTGCATGCGCACCTTGTTCGCCGCCCAATCCGGGTGATAGAAGTCCTTAGCGCCCAGATCCACGCGCGCACCGGTCACGCGCCAGTATTGCAGCCCGCTGATGCCGTCCTTGCGGTGGAACTCGCGGTAATCGAAATCGCCGGGATAGCCCCAGTCCGCCGACCATACGCGCTGCCCCGTCTCGTTGTTGCGCCCGATCACCGCGACGCCGCTGTGTTCTTCGGCACGGGACCCGGCGGTGCTGTCGCTGACGTAGTAGGCGCGGAACGTCGTCAGAGGATTATCCGGCATCGGTTGTGGCGACATCGGCACGAGATAGCGGCGCTTGATCTCGCCGTACGGGCCGATCGCTTCGCCCGCCGCGACGCCGACCGGCACGCCGCCGGTGATCAGGTGCGTCTCGCTGAAGAAGACCTCGATGTCCTTCTGCCCCAGGAAATACTCGATGCCGGGGCGGATGCGGCCATCTTCGGCGTAATACGCGGGCCGGTAGGCGCACTCCGGCAGCCAGATTCCGCGCGGATCGCGCCCGAAGAAGCGCCGATAGCTCTGAATGCCCGCCGAGAGCTGGCCCCAGATCGCGCTGTCCCGCGCCAGCAGCGGCAGGTAGCCGTGCGTCGCGGCGCTGGTCGTGATCTCGATGTAGCCTTCGTCCTGCAGCAGCTTAAACGCGCCCAGCAGGTCGCGGTTGTACCTGCGGTCGAATGCGTCCTTGATGTCCTCGAAATACGTCTGGTAGAACCCGGCGAGGTATTCCAGGTGCTTGTTGCCCACCCACCAGGGTTTTTCGGGCATGTCACCCGTCACGGCGGACCCCGGCTGGCGATGCTCGTCCTCGACGGGCAGGTCCTGCTCCGCCGCACCTGCCGCCTGATTCGCCCGTTCGAGCGCCTCCCCGACTGCGACGCGATCCACGACGGGCAGATCGCCCTCCTCGGCTTGCTCGCGCGGCACGGCGACCGCTTCATCCTCACCCCGGAAGCGCAGCACGTCCTGCTTGGCGCGCGCGATCTTGTCTTCGAGGTATTCGTCCAGGTGATCCTTCACGTCTTCGTCGGCGAGCTGCTCGGCCAGCACCGGCGTGATGCCGATCGTGATCTTATACTTGACGCCTTCTTCCCGCAGATCGTAGAGCGCGTTCAACAGCGGGATATACGTCTCGCTCGCAGCCTCATGAATCCATTCCTCGCCGTGGGGCCAGCGACCCGCCAGCCGCGCATATGGCAGGTGGCTGTGCAATACAAACGTGAATGCGCCAAGTCCACTCATGCTCTTTCCTCTCGTGTGCAAGCCGGTCGCGCCGAACCAGGGTAGTGGTGGGGATGTGTCAACGTCACCTACATTTTAACGATAAGCAGGCCGAAACCCCAAACCCGCCGTCCGGCGCGATTTCGATTTTGTGGTACAGTAAGCGTCCGTGCGCCTACCGCCGCCCTTCCCCATCTCCGGCGCGCCTGTCATCGCACTGCACAACGTACAGGACACCATTCTTCATGGATCAAACGACCGAAATCGTCAATCGCGTGCTGCCAATCCTGTTCCTGATCGGGCTGGGCGCCTGGATTCGCTGGCGGCAGTTTCTGCCGGAGTGCACCATCGACGACCTGCGCAAGATCGCGGCCAACCTTGCGCTACCGTCCGTGCTGTTCCTCTCGTTTCTGAACACCGATCTGCAAACCAAATATATCGCTATCTTCATTACCATGATCCTGCTCTGCGCCGCAATGCTCGCCTCCTCGCGGGCCGCGCAGCGGCGCTGGTCTCTGCCCCACCTCTACTTCCCATTCCTCATGACCGGCTTCGAGTACGGCATGATCGGCGTGGCGCTGTTCGGTAGCGCTTACGGCCTGGACCGCATCGGCCCGCTGGCCGTCATGGACCTCGGCCACGAGCTGTTCATCTGGTTCGTGTTCCTGACCTATATGCTCAGCATCCGCGACGGCGCGCAGCGGCCTGCCCAGCTCGCGCGGACCTTTTTCAGCTCGCCGGTCGTGGTCGGCATTCTGGCCGGGATCGTGCTCAACCTGCTCGGCGCGCAGTCGTTCCTTTACGACCGCCCGGTGATCGGCGCGAGCATGCGCATGCTGGAGTTTCTGGGCGACCTGCTGATCCCGCTGATCCTGATCATCGTGGGCTATGGCATCCGGCTCGACCGCGCGGGCCTGCGTGACGCCGCGCTGGTGATCGTCGTGCGTTTGAGCATCCTGATCCCGCTGGCGCTGATCCTCAGCCGCCTGCTGATCCGCGACCTGCTCGATCTCGACGCCTCGTTCGAGGCGGCGCTGTTCACCATGCTGATCCTGCCGCCGCCGTTCATCATCCCGCTCTATATGCGCACCGACCTGCCCGACGAGCGGCGCTACGTGAACAACGTGCTGACGTTGTACACGCTCGCGTCGGTCGCGGTCTTTGCGGTGTACGCCGTCCTGGGACCGCAGTTCTAGACGGTCGGCCATCAAACGTGTCTTCGTAGGGGCGGGGCTTGCTCCGCCCGTTTTTAAGAGGCCGGTTTTTTTCGCTTGTCTCCCCTCTCCAATCAAGTTGGAGAGGGGCCGACGTGAGGTCTGCTTGCGACCGGATCAATCTGCCAGTCCGTACTGAATCTGTCCTGCCCTCGATTTTGATTCTGCCCTTGCCGATCACCGAAAACCGGCCACTGCCAACTGGTTACTTCGACCAATCCGCTTCGCGCGCAGGCTATCCGACGCTATAATGAATAACGTGTCACATTACGCTCCCCTGTATGATTATTTTGGAGGCGTCCGATGAGTATTTGGTCCCGTCGCCTGTCCTGGGTCTGGCTGGCCGCCGTCGCAGCGGCCTTTGTGCTGGGGTTGACGATCCACCCGGATAGAACCACGCTCGCAAACGAGCACGGCGACGGGTTCCAGAACCGCGTGCTAGAGGTCACCGCCAGCGGCGCGGGCCTCAACGTGCGCACCGCGCCGAGCCAATCCGCCGACGTTGTTGATACACTCTATTGGGGCGACCGCGTGCTGTGGACGGGGCAGTCCACCGACGCCGAAACGTATCGCTGGCTGAAGGTGGGCCTCGGCACTGGCACAACCGGCTGGATCGTGGACAGCGACGGCTGGTTGATCCAGATGGACCCGGTTTACACGACGCCCGGCATGGGTCTGAACGCGGTCGTGCAGATCACCCAGATGGGCGACGAATCGCACTGCCGCGCCGTGCCGTCTGCCTCGGCAGAAGAAGCGCAGACCATGCAGGCGGGCGACCAGGCCGTGGTCATCGGCGGGCCATACCAGGCCGAATATTGGGTCTGGTGGCAGTACGAGCTGGCCAGCGGATATCACTGCTGGATCGTGGACATTCCGGGCTGGTTTAACGTCAGCACGGCGGGCACATTCTAAGCGGGGCACAGCGCGCTCGACCGGGAGCGATTTTACGCCGTTTTTGCAACCTCGACTTGTTGCGCCTCGTATAATAATGTGGCGAACACGCTATTTTCCACGCCTATCCCCGGTTTCTGAGTCGCTATAAGGCGTTACCGAAGGAGCAACACCATGGCCCCTAGTTCGAGCTATGCAGTATCCGTGCGGGGGATCTCAAAACGCTACGGAACCTTCACCGCAGTCGACGACCTCACCTTCGACGTGCACAGTGGCGAGATCTTCGCGGTGCTTGGACCGAACGGCGCAGGCAAGACCACGACGATCCGCATGATCCTCGACATTCTCAAGCCCGATACCGGCAGCATTGCGGTGCTGGGCGACCGGATCTCGGACGCGACCAAAGAGCGCATCGGCTATATGCCGGAAGAGCGCGGCCTCTACCGCAACGTGCCGGTCATCGACGTCCTGACCTATCTCGGCCAGCTCAAGGGCATGGCGCGCAGCGACGCGCAGACGCGCGCCACGAGCATGCTGGAGCAGATGGACCTGGGCGCAAACATCAAGAGCAAGGTCAGCGAGCTGAGCAAGGGTATGCAGCAGAAGGTGCAGATTATCGCCACTGTGCTGCACCACCCGGACCTGATCATCATCGACGAGCCGTTTTCGGGGCTGGACCCGGTCAACACGCAGGTGATCAAAGACTTGCTGTACGGCCTCAACGACGATGGCGTGACGATCATGATGTCCACGCACCAGATGCAGCAGATCGAAGAAATGGCGAACCGCCTGCTGATGATCGACCACGGCCACCGCGTGCTGTATGGCAGCGTGCAGGACGTGCGCGATCGCTTTGCGGAAAACGCCATCATCGTGGAAGGCGACGGTGACTGGAACGCCCTGCCCGGCATTGCCTCGGTGGAAAACGCCGAGAACGGGCGCGA contains:
- a CDS encoding SH3 domain-containing protein, with protein sequence MSIWSRRLSWVWLAAVAAAFVLGLTIHPDRTTLANEHGDGFQNRVLEVTASGAGLNVRTAPSQSADVVDTLYWGDRVLWTGQSTDAETYRWLKVGLGTGTTGWIVDSDGWLIQMDPVYTTPGMGLNAVVQITQMGDESHCRAVPSASAEEAQTMQAGDQAVVIGGPYQAEYWVWWQYELASGYHCWIVDIPGWFNVSTAGTF
- a CDS encoding ABC transporter ATP-binding protein — its product is MAPSSSYAVSVRGISKRYGTFTAVDDLTFDVHSGEIFAVLGPNGAGKTTTIRMILDILKPDTGSIAVLGDRISDATKERIGYMPEERGLYRNVPVIDVLTYLGQLKGMARSDAQTRATSMLEQMDLGANIKSKVSELSKGMQQKVQIIATVLHHPDLIIIDEPFSGLDPVNTQVIKDLLYGLNDDGVTIMMSTHQMQQIEEMANRLLMIDHGHRVLYGSVQDVRDRFAENAIIVEGDGDWNALPGIASVENAENGREVVLHLASGITPDNIMQEMAASQNYRVRRFELAVPSLNEIFIQVAGGNHTQPNDLPVRS
- a CDS encoding glycogen synthase; translation: MNVLFVSAEMAPFAKTGGLGDVASSLPRALRAKGIDARVVIPLYGPVQARYGDDLRHLFTYQFSRRSGTADVHVHTLEQDGVPVYFLESWPFFSGGEYIYTDLNWDRERFVFFSQAAMALAWELGLGRDGGEGWFPDVLHAHDWHTGLVPFLLHEARHAPEWQDVASVLTIHNMGYQGWEAGGYLWAAGVPGRHEPNLVYLDKTDNLLGIGIAYADKLNTVSPRHAVELHDRRFGEGLEGLIRARDADFSGILNGLDMQHFDPAADPVINHCYDATNFRAGRVQNKRALQNALGLEQDDNLPVIGIVSRLVDQKGFDFAIPGLRLILAETGAQLVALGAGDPDLETHLRTLEWDFNWKARVMIGYNPALSMRIYAGADLVLVPSRYEPCGLTQLMAMRYGALPVVRETGGLADTVENYDGGPADRGTGFTFLWEEDQAVRGTLRWAIDTFRGRRAAFERMQERAMRLDWSWDKPAQQYVAMYEQALAARRK
- a CDS encoding AEC family transporter, producing MDQTTEIVNRVLPILFLIGLGAWIRWRQFLPECTIDDLRKIAANLALPSVLFLSFLNTDLQTKYIAIFITMILLCAAMLASSRAAQRRWSLPHLYFPFLMTGFEYGMIGVALFGSAYGLDRIGPLAVMDLGHELFIWFVFLTYMLSIRDGAQRPAQLARTFFSSPVVVGILAGIVLNLLGAQSFLYDRPVIGASMRMLEFLGDLLIPLILIIVGYGIRLDRAGLRDAALVIVVRLSILIPLALILSRLLIRDLLDLDASFEAALFTMLILPPPFIIPLYMRTDLPDERRYVNNVLTLYTLASVAVFAVYAVLGPQF
- a CDS encoding glycoside hydrolase family 57 protein, which translates into the protein MSGLGAFTFVLHSHLPYARLAGRWPHGEEWIHEAASETYIPLLNALYDLREEGVKYKITIGITPVLAEQLADEDVKDHLDEYLEDKIARAKQDVLRFRGEDEAVAVPREQAEEGDLPVVDRVAVGEALERANQAAGAAEQDLPVEDEHRQPGSAVTGDMPEKPWWVGNKHLEYLAGFYQTYFEDIKDAFDRRYNRDLLGAFKLLQDEGYIEITTSAATHGYLPLLARDSAIWGQLSAGIQSYRRFFGRDPRGIWLPECAYRPAYYAEDGRIRPGIEYFLGQKDIEVFFSETHLITGGVPVGVAAGEAIGPYGEIKRRYLVPMSPQPMPDNPLTTFRAYYVSDSTAGSRAEEHSGVAVIGRNNETGQRVWSADWGYPGDFDYREFHRKDGISGLQYWRVTGARVDLGAKDFYHPDWAANKVRMHAQDFAGLVERIVQGQWDGGLGYGIIASNYDTELFGHWWFEGVEWLKQVLRLLAKSEIVDLTTASDYVEQHPPEQIIHLPEGSWGAGGTHFTWDNNDTHWMWTPIREAEQRMERLANQYADRYDSDEHLRGVMNQMARELLLLESSDWPFLVTTGQARQYAVQRFSQHVERFNDLADSVEYGNPDGALAARLWERDRLFPDIDYRWWTTR